The region AGTTGAGTGAGAGGTTTTTACAGATGTTTTGCGTGCTTTTCCAAACAAGTAAACTCACCATGGAGTCTGCGCGCTAGCTCGCGTGTGAAAAGTACGTTAGCCAACTTGCTCTGGCAGTAGGCAAGGCCACTGTTGTAGCTGCCTTGACTGTGCAGGTCGTGGAATCGAATCCAGCCGAAATTATGCGCCAGTGAGGACACCACCACGATTCGTGCTGGTGCACTGCGCTTCAACAAACCAATGAGGAGATATGTCAATAAGAAGTGGCCTGAATGAGAAGAGGAGATGCAGGTCAGTTGTCAAATATCTATTTTAGGAAAAGACATACTGTATTGGAGATGTGGAAATGACTACATTtactaattctttttttttctccatgattAACTGAGATTTTTCGTGCCTTACCCAAATGATTGACTCCAATCTGCATCTCAAAACCATCGGCAGTTTTCATATAAGGACACATCATGACACCAGCATTATTGATGAGAATGTGCAGATGATCCACCTctgaatgaagaaaaataaattatttacacttAGTCATctacccccccaaaaaattatttattccaTTAAatcttttagtccatgtctattactTCTAAAATTTACAAAATTCCCAAACGAACGCATTTAAGTCTTTTACATACTTTCTTTTCTGGGAAAGCTGCGATCCTACAAccgactaatatatatatatatatatatatatatatatatatatatatatatatatatatatggcctttATTCTACAAACCTCAAGGATCTCTGCCAGTTTCAGGCATCCTTGAGCCAAGATGGTCTTGCACCCAGCGAACATGTTCTGCTATACTAAACttaactattttgtttttttatttaacaaaattttattaaagattactaaattcaatttgatggaatttctttttatgaaactgaaatgtgtaaatcttaaaattgtTCATGGCTGATGTAACTAAAGCctaattgcctttttttttttttgcataaaaagGGGATGAGCCCTTTGATGTGTCCCCCCCTACCAGACTGTCTTCCTTGTATCTTTTCCTGCTTTTTATCAGAACCAATTAGGTTTTTCGGTCTTGGTGATTGCTTGGTTGCAAAGACATGTGGTTGAATGTGTCAGTTATCATAAGGCAGTACCTCGCAAAAATCTCTGGGCGAAAGCTCTGATGGAGCAGGTGTCTgccaggtccagctctctcaccTCCACCTTAGCCCCACCCACTCGTGTACGGATTTCTGTCGCCGCCTCTTCACCTTTCTCCACATCACGACACGCCAGAATTACATGTGCACCTGTCAGCAAACAGATCTCAAATGTAACATCTACCTTTACTTGATCACTGACACACATTAGAAATATTTAATAATCCCCCTACAATATCTGAGAATGTTACTCAGATGTGAGGAAGTTATTTAGAGTTGGACTGACCGCGAGAGGCCAAGTCCAAAGCTGTTTCCTTCCCGATTCCTGTATTTGCTCCTGTGATCAATGCAACCTTTCCATCTAACCGTGATGTGGATCGACACATTGCTCCTGCTGCATATTTCCTGCACATACAGAAAGCATTGAGATTCAACATAAAGGCCATCACAAAAGCATTGAAAAAAGGGAAAAGTTAATCAATAAATTACATCTATATCTGAAAAAGCCTGGTAAGCGTTCAGTTCAGGCAAGGTAATTTATGGTCTCCATACATtacaaaaaaagagcaaaaaaactAATATGAGGCTTTTGAATTTCTAATATGAGGAAATTTAGCCTTTTTTAGTTATCAAAAATTGTAGCTTTTGATCATAACAATTTCAGATATAGTTGCACTATCTATATTTGCATTTTAGGCAGTTCtacacaaataaattataatgcactCATCCAACAATTATTTTAGCTGTCAAGCGATCCGACCCACGCAGAAAGCCCTCATCAATACTCGGGAACCAATGACGCAGCGTTGTTTCGCAGCGGGGCGGGGTAACTCCGCCCATGCCGACATTCTATTGGTCGGTTTCTAGAGCAGCTCATGTCAAGGGGAGGCGGGTCCGCCACGGGACAACCTTAATTAATATCTGCCGAGCGCACTGAACGAACCGATTAAACACTATCGGTTTGGATGTATACTGTAAAGTTATCATTTAAAGCCATGAGTTCGGTTAGGGCAACTTTTGTTCGGAATTAACATGATCGCTGTACGCTTCAATGGCTGTAATGCATTCTCTACCTATACAGAATGAGCTTTCCCTGTATTACAGACCACATTGTTTTCATCCATTGTGCACATCatagttattttattatatgtgttTTACCGTACGaattaatgtatgtatgtatgtatgcatgcacagACCT is a window of Xyrauchen texanus isolate HMW12.3.18 chromosome 24, RBS_HiC_50CHRs, whole genome shotgun sequence DNA encoding:
- the rdh12 gene encoding retinol dehydrogenase 12, translated to MMIMMLAVIAAGLGVAAMILRLLSPSIRKYAAGAMCRSTSRLDGKVALITGANTGIGKETALDLASRGAHVILACRDVEKGEEAATEIRTRVGGAKVEVRELDLADTCSIRAFAQRFLREVDHLHILINNAGVMMCPYMKTADGFEMQIGVNHLGHFLLTYLLIGLLKRSAPARIVVVSSLAHNFGWIRFHDLHSQGSYNSGLAYCQSKLANVLFTRELARRLHGSNVTVNSLHPGTVKSELVRHSTAMSLLFALISMFLKTPKEGAQTSIYCAVAEELQSISGKHFSDCAPAFVAPQGRSEETARKLWDVSCELLGTEWD